The segment GTACGTCTTCTCATCCATAGCAATCAAATACGATCCAAATCCTCctgaaaaaaaactcaaaatcaatcaatcaatcaatcagaTTCTTCATCGATTTCGCGAATCTGTTACCGCTAAAGGCGAGGCCGTAGCACGCGACGACGCAAGTCTGAATCACCGTGTTCTCCTGCTTGGTGAACGGCTTAACCGTGAATCCAAGCTTCGACAAGAAACCGGTCCACGATTTGACGAAGAAGAACCCGAGCAAACCGGCGGCGACGTTCAGCGAAGGGATGATGCCTACAGTGAGATTCAGCTTGTGAGTGATGATGCAGAACAACGTCCCCAGCAACGCGCTAACGACTAATCCGCGGATCGTTATCTGCTCCTTCCACTCCGGCACGTGCTCGTCTTGATCTAGAATCACCGTCGCGGTCTTGTTAGGCTCCGGTAACAGCAAGGCCTCGGATATCTCCGGCGACGTTGGGATCTCCGTCCCcatgtgcttcttctcaatgtgGATCTCTGAAGAGGAAATGCGAGGTTGACGAATTTGAGAAGTTAGTTAGGGAAAAAATATCGTGCTGAATCTCGAGATTAGACGCAATGGTAGTTAAGAAGGTCGAATAGGAGGATGCCACGTGGTTTTTGGATTCAGTTACGTTACTGTTACATCGAAacgataattttttttctggttgAATGGATTGATACGAAGCGTGTTAAATGtagtttttgttgttttctctGTTCCTCCTCGTGTTTAGATTAGCTGACGTAATAATTCCatctaatttattattttatcttctTGGGATAATTTAGCTAAATTTTGTTTTAGGCATAAGATTAGTGTTGGGTAAGGCCCAGGCCTCTTTATGCTGCTGCTTCTTTAAGTCCAAGCTAGAGTTCAATGTGATATGAATGGAACTCTTGGAAGTATGATGTATGTTTACAGATAAAATCTCACGCATTTCTACATAGTACATGCACAGAGATGTCTATAGAATAGTAACTAGACTACTACTAGTAGTTATGAAACCACTTTGTTTCTTTATAAAACAGTTACATACACACAATTCAAGtaacaaattcaaaaatacaCTAGTAATGGAGAGCATATTTGTAATATTAGATTAGGCGATGTACATGTGAATTTGGAGAGCGAGCAAGAGAGTACAAACAAGAGTGAAGTAGACGAGGGTGTAAACAATAACCGAAACACCACTTGTTTGAAATGTTCCAAACTCAACCACTCGGTTCCTTCCGAATCAGCAGGCCTGGAGTTAGCAACACGTATAGAGCAACAAAAACGGGTCCCCAATCAGACATCTTTATCGATCTAGCTCCTCTCTTGGTAACTATCTATAGATCTTATTAGAGAGTAACTGATTGACGCAAATGCATAAGAGTGCgggtgtgtgtatatatattaggTGAAAATGTAAAGTGGGCTGATGTGGGAGCTGAGAATAGAAGATGGATTCCTTTTCTTGGAGGGAAGAAAGTGATCCATTGGTTAGTGTCGGAAGAAAGAGAGTGCTTTGGGAGGACAAGGACAAATATTTGTGACATGGAAAAATTAAAAGTTGTTTCAAGAGATTGTGATCGCCATCAAGTTGTGTGAGAGACATACGATTCACATTGTGTTTTTAGAATGTGATGTCGCGTGGGATTTGCTTTGGATCAAAGGAAACAGTTATTCAAAGCGGCTGACGGTCCACTTTATTTTATGGTCTGCTTTATTACCAATGACTCCCCAACTACTCTCCTCTCGGAATGGATGAACAAAACAATGAAAATAATTGCGTTGGATATCAAACTCGCTTTGTTAGTCCATTTGACAATAAAAAAACTACTGTATCGGATGCTATTTTATCCGAGACGCAGTTTGTAATGTTGCAACTCATGCTCTTTATAAAATGTTCTACAAAGGAtaccaatattaaaaaaaaaaaaccaacacAAATTGTTACAAAGACATAAGACTTTCAATGTGATTCGGGAAAGCATGCATAGTGAGCCCATCAACGATTCCTTCGAATTTGATTATTTTACAACTATTTCTCACCGGATCGTAGAATACAATATAAGACGATTTATGGAACCTGGAAGTTACATAAATAAACTCACCAGCATGAGTGCAACCTTTTAGTTTGAAACGATTATCTAGATATGGAGTCGCAGTCCAGTTATGTTCTTCACGCGAAACACCCATATcccactcatttaaaggtaaGAAAAAATCTTGAAAGGACCACTTGTGTTTATCTGCATCTTCCAAAATCCACAATCTTGTATTATTATTTCTATCAATACAAGCTAATCTCCCCTCGTAAGATATCAGCACATCCTGTTTAATACCTGAAGGTAGTTCTATCATACGGAATATCTCAGATAGGACACCAAAGCTCATTATGACCGTATCATACGTTTGACTATTACGGGCTAGATAATATATCACCCCCTTGATGCATTGGCCAGAAGCATAGCCAATACACCTATGCTTAAGGTTAGTTTTGACGGTCCTCCATGATTCTTGCCCTGATCTCAAAGTAAAAACTCGGCAGACGTAGCAAGTTTTTTTATAGGGAAGGCACACTACTTTATGTTTGCCTTCGACTGAATCGTATCCTAAGAACACGTTTGCATGTTTCGAGCTCATATTGGGTTTGGGTAAATGTAATAATTGATTCGTGCTAGGGTTCCAAACTACGGGCTTCTTGGAGTCTGCATCTTCAATGCAGATCAAGCCATGCACAGAATCCATATTGGAGAAGTAACATTTTTCTCCTGGAAGTTTCATAGGATAACAATGAAAAGTCTGAGAAGAAGAGTAAGACCTGGTTGAACTATGATGAGTATGTTGCGGAGTCGAGGTAACAAAAAAATTGTGACATTTTATTGAACAGAGTAGAAGACTTGGTCTTGTAGTTCCAAACGATTTGATGAAACATGGATCGGTAGTGATTGATAACCAAAGCTTCGACACGCAACGAAACCTCCAAACAGATTTTGCAGGTAGACGTAAGAGTATATCTAAGGTTAGATCACTAGGAAACGAAGAACCTGACGTCGGTTGTTGCGCCATCTTAACTAGATCAAGATTCAAAACTCTAATTTGTGTAGGCTGGGTTGTTCACGAccatttcttattattatttatacacTGCTCTATGCTTTAGGGTCTTACTTCACGgatttatttccttttcttttaattttgtaaaatctaattgataaataatttagaaaaatactTTAGATtagtctttaaaaaaattatcacaaaaatagttaGTAAAGATctgaccaaaataagtttcattaaaaagtaaataagaattatacatatattctatagatatataaaataaataaatatttttataaagcaaattttttatttaaaattaaagtgGCATCAGAATTGGTTAACTTTGATGATTTAGATATAAATAAAGCTAAAGAAACAAGTTAAAGCTTATCCAATTATCCACAATATCCTTCTCAATTTGAGTTTAGGAAGATCTACCTTAATAAGtataatatatttctaaaatttagtAAGATATTgataaatatgtataatatcttCATAAAATTTGGAAAAgctttcataaatatatatttgaaatacaTTCTTAAATGTGTACTTGAGAAGATCTTcatgaataaatatatttattatttttggattttttaatatttatttattttatatatttaataaatcattatttaaaattataaatgaagATAGAATTGTTATTGAACCATTTAATGAAACATATATTGGTCCATTTCACTTTCACGTGTTATTTAACCCTTTAATACGATAAGTACTTTCAGATAACGAGTGTGAGAGTGGAGTGAGATAACGtttgagagagaaagaagaagaatccaAGCTCCAACATTATTATTTGGTGCGTTGTGCCTCGATCAGGTCATCAGAAACATAAAATTCATTCAGAAGATCACGATGAAGTTATTCATCATTAGATGCATCAAATGTTCACGAGTGTATATCCTTCAGAAACACTTCATCTAGCTCCTCGCTTGGTAACTATCTATATAGATCTTGGAGAGGAAGTTGATTGACGCATATGCATAAGAGTGTGTGTATTTTATATGAGGGGAAAATAAAGAGTGGGTTGATAATGGGAGCTGAGAATAGAAGATTAGGATTCATTTTCGTGGAGAGAATAGAGTGATCCATTGGTTATTTGGTTAGTGTGGGAAGAAAGAGTGCTTTGGGAGGTAAGGACAAAGATTTTACATGTGACATGGAAAGATTGAAAGTGGGTTCAAGAGATTGCGATCGCCATCAAGTTGTGTGAGAGGCATACGAGTGATTCACATTGTGTTTTTAGAATTTGATCTCACGTGGGATTTGTTTTGTATCAAAGGAAACATATGTGCAAAGCGGTCGTCAGTCCACTTTATTTATTGGTCTGCTTTATTACCAATGATTGCTCCAAACAACTCTCCTCTGGGAATGGATGAACCATGCAAACAATGAAAATAATTCATCGTTCGATAATAAAAAGCCGCTTTGTTTCTTCTATATCATCCATCCGTTAGAATGTGTTCTACATACCATTTGACAATTAAAAAACTACGGCATCTAATGCTATTTTATCTGAGACGAAGTTTGTAATGTTGCAACTCAtgctttataaaatgtttttacaAAGAGCAccaatataaaaaagtttgggAGCATCAGACCTATGGAAGCACTTATGGCCAGTACACTCTGACACGCCAGCGTATTATAAACACACACCGAAAAAAAGTTTGTTGACAgtgggatttgaacccacgcccttTCGGACAGGAACCTTAATCCTGCGCCTTAGACCAACTCGGCCATATCAACTTGTTGTTCTCCTTATATTaataacaatatataaaataaacatttcTCACACAACTGGAGCGTCCATGTGAGTGGTATGAAGTAGTTGGCTTGCATAAGACACCGAATGttcttctctaggcctatcaaGCAACTGTGCATGAGCCTtacatattttgttttacatttctcATCCAAATGAAAAGTTCAACCAAATTATTTGTTTACAATTGTGTAAAAAGGTGGAAGTTTGTTTACAATTGTGTAAAAAGGTGGAAGTATATGGAagtgaaaagaaaaagacaaaagagaCTGCAGATTACAAACTGGAGAGTGCCATGTGAAAAACAAGAAGCTTATCTGCTTCCAAAAACTGGTgacactcttcttcttccagcTTCCTCCAATTGCTCTCCTGACAAAAGGGATGCCCCAGGCTCGAAATCCGCATTCTCTAGTTGCTTCTGGAGCTATTGGAAACAGAAACAAAAGGCTGAAACACTCTCTGCTTTTTTTTCCTGAATTAAGTTAAAAAGTCATAGTAAAGACAGTTATTTTCTGTTTACCTTTTTAAGGATTGCAGATTGGTCGTCAAGTGGAAACTTACGCATATACTTTAGCATCTCCAGTTGCTGCACTAAAGCACATTTGAATAGTAAGACAGTGAACTTACATGtagattttgtttggttttcaaCAAAGCTGACATTACCTGTTCATGTAACTGTCGTTGAGCTTCCATCTTCTGTTCAAACCCATCTGGACCAAGCTCAGCTTCTTCACACGCCATCTCCTCCCTATTAACTGGTGTATTAGCCCTTATAGTTATCAGTGACTCCCTTGActagaagagagaaaaaaagagagagcttACTTAGCGAGAAACTTATAGAAACCAATCATCAACTCTTTATCGTTTTCAAACGCAGAGTTCAGCTTTCCCAAGCATCCAATACCAAATCCTGGGTCTGCTCAGTAATAAACCTTCATTGAGAAACATAGCATATGTATCAAAAACAGATAAAAGCTAAAAAGAGAAGGTTACCAATTCCCATCTCCAAGAATATCTCTTCTTGAATTGCAGTTGTAACCGCTACAGCTTCCTGCATTAGATCAAGCACCCAACACAATGTATCACATGTATAAATGCAGTTTAGTCTTCTTGTAACAATCCAGATTACAGTGAtcaaattttctaaaacaatcTATAAAATTTGATATTGGAGAATTATAAATTCTCAGACATATCAATACTTAAAACCACATTAGTCttgtctgaaaaaaaaacaacaacacagTTGTCAATTACATAATCTCTCTCTCATCCACTTTGAAAACGACATTAGTCTAACCAAACAATCCTCTTAACTGCATTAATCAATAACTAATGCATTACCAAACAGTACAAAACATTCACCTGTTTGTCCTCAACGGCGTCGGAGATTCTTTTCTTCACATCTGAGATTAttataagattaaaaaaaaagattttgcaATGAATCAATCGTTATTATTGATTCAGACACCCTTGAAAGAAATGAAGTTGATTACCAGATTGCGAGGTCAAGTAATCGAATCGATCAAAGAGATAAACCATCTGCTCTTTCGTCAACATCCCTGAGCTTTGCAGCGACGCCATTAttatacacacaaaaaaaaacactatctTCCGAAAATCTTTAAACAAATTAGAATGCCACCAATAATAATCAAATGACCAAAACACCCCTTATCACAACCGTTTACATAAGTAGTTTATAagaatttctttattttaattacgTCATTATCgatttaatttttatcaaactCAGTATTATCGTCAATATACACGGGAAGTTTGGGTTAATAAATGAGGGAAATAATAAATTTGGCgccaataattaataaatgcaCCAGCTAAGCGAAAGGACAAAAACGACATTTTGTCAAAACGTCTGCTTTCGCATGCTTTGTTGTGAGGTAACGCGGGCCTTCACGTGATTTACGTTGTCAAGCCTAAGAATAATCAAACAAATTCGACTCGATAAAAGTTGATAGAGACCTAAGGCCCAGTACTGAGCCCAATAGGCTTCTTTGCCATGGCATTGACAATTTGACATAGGGAATAGGAATGGCGGAAGTTGTGTTCGGTGTTCTGATTAGTACAGCTGGATTATAGAAGTTGATGAGAAACTTTTTGTGGCGGATCTTTGACAAGAATTGTGATTAGAGAAAACTTTCAGACAAGATCAACACAGTAATGGTATAGCCAGGGGATGGGTTATTCTAATATGCTTGGTTAAGCCCAATAACATGTGTTTGTGATTGCAGGAATAACAGAAGCTTGCAAAAAGGTTGAGCATCACATGATGCATGAAACAAGATTAAGATGTTCTCccatttgttgacaaaaaaaaaagagtttaataatGCAGTTTGGTATATACTTAAGCCAGTAGCGGTATTTTTAGATATGAATCAAGTGGGTCTTTTTTGCTGTCACATACTATTGTACAAAATTGTATACATGTGTTCGAGTTTAATGATGGCAGACTAATCCACTGTATTGGTCTAATCATTGATAGCTCGGTTTATTTGTCGAAGTTAAAGATCGGTACCACCTATCTAAATTATTTTGTTGATAAAATACTCCATGTGTTTACATACGCATTTCATAGTTTAACACTTCAATTACCTGGAATTCGTTTCTGAATTGATATAGTaataatgattttcacaaaataaaatcaaaaagtAACATTTTCACAAGTGATCCATGGTTTTGTAAAAGGCAATTTTTACCGTGACATATTGCAAAAATAATCGACTTTGGTTGGTAATTTGTACTATAGGTTGTGcgttaatttatattattttaaatagtgCTTTCGAACATTATTTgctagaaacaaaaaaaaaaggttaaagaAACATATACAAATCAGATTACTGAACGTGCATTTCAAGCATAGAGTTCGATTAATAACGGATAAAACTACTACTAGTCTAATACTACTTAACACATAAATACACAAAACTACCGATAATTTAGATAACCAGTtggataaatattttgttaccAAATTCTAACTACACATCACAATCACAGATTCACAGGAATAATGAAGGGCTTACTGGTCAGAGTAATTAACGTAACTAACGGAGAAAATGAAGGGCTTACTGGTCAGAGTAAAAGTCTTATAGATCTCTACAGATCCCACCACTGAAAGGACCATTTTGATTCTTCCATCAAATTTCTCTCGACGTCCGGCGGATTTTGAGGAAGTGGAGAGCAAAAGGTCCGTCTTTTTCTTTCGATTTTTGATGCTTATCCGTTAAGATTCTCCTCCGATATCTCTGGGTCCTTCCGATCAATTTCGAGCTTTGGGTTTCTCAATTTCGATGATGGGCACTGGGAAAGTTTCGAAATTTGACGAAAATTTAGGGTTTCGGATTCAATTTGTTCTGGTTTAGcttcggtttggtttgttttgaCTCCAAAATGATCGAAAACAACAAAAAGATAGAAACTTTTAGTGTTTAAAGTGTTTCACTATAGTTTCCATGTTTATATTGATTCAGCTTGATTTTAGCAACTATGGAGAGCTTCTGGCAACTGGGTGATGAGCTCCGAGGTCAGTCAAGAGCATCAGAGGATCACAAGTGGTCCACTGTTGCTACAAAGTTAGCTGAGCAGACTAGGATGAAAGGGGAGAGGACGAACAACCTTGATCTCTCCAAAAGCTACTCTGAGTTCAGGCCTACCGACAAGTTTAGTTTCCAGGAGAACAACAACCTCAACTTCAACATGGATCTGATGCAGGGCAATGTTTACAACAACATGAATGGATTTAAAAGTGGAGGCAACATGAAAGTTAACAAGTACAGTGGCAATGTTGTTGCTAACAAAGAGATGAGCAATGATAGTGTTGTTGACAAGAGGTTTAAAACGCTGCCTGCATCAGAGACGCTTCCGAGGAATGAAGTTCTTGGCGGGTACATCTTTGTTTGCAACAATGATACTATGCAGGACGACTTGAAACGTCACCTATTTGGTAATTTTTTCAAACATACCTCTATCTCTTTGCAATTTGCTTCCTCAgtgcattttattttaaaatattgtgtCGTTTGTCAGGTTTACCTCCGAGATACAGAGACTCTGTCCGGGCAATAACACCTGGGCTGCCTCTGTTTCTTTACAATTACACCACTCACCAGTTACATGGTATCTTTGAGGTTTGTTTGTTCtcctgcttcttcttctgatagTTCATATTATAAACAATGTCTCTGAAGATTGATTTTCCTTTGGTTTAGGCAACAACTTTTGGAGGTACTAACATTGATGCCACTGCTTGGGAGGACAAAAAGTGCAAAGGAGAGTCTAGATTTCCAGCTCAGGTGAAATTTACAATCATAGTAGTTGCATCCATTTGTCTTCATCTTGATACATTGTACCAATTCGACTTCTTTGTCTCAAATCATATAACAGGTAAGGATCAGAGTGAGGAAAATATGCAAAGCCTTGGAAGAGGATTCCTTCAGGCCTGTTCTTCACCATTATGATGGTCCAAAGTTCCGCCTTGAGCTCACTGTTCCCGAGGTAGTTTGGATTTTGCATATAGAATCTATTAAGATGTAGATGGACAATGGAACTGTGAAGTGATAATGTGTTACCTATATGATGTTTCGTTGCAGACATTGGATCTTCTAGATCTCTGTGAACAAGCTGGCTCTCCATAAGCCCGGATCAGCCTTTGCTAAGGGGTGTGATTTGTCTGAAACCTTTctaaatatatatgcatattaccATAATTGCGTAAGCTTTTGGGATTTAGTTAAGAGTTGAGTTCAAAATGTATGGTTTACTAAGAAGGGAGGGAGTGTGTGCGTCTTAGAGGCAAGCAAAAAGAGTGAAGAGGCTCTGCCGAATAAGCAGCGACTACTCTCAGTTCTTGTTGTGTCTAGTGTGTGAGTTTGTCTGTGTCTGTAAGAGTCTTGATAACCCTTTTGAGACGATGATTTATGTAGAGAGAAAGTAAAAGATCAAATAACAAAGCCAAACCAGTGGTATGAGGGAAAAAACAAATGTTCTAAACGATAAGTTTTTACCTTTTAAGGATGGTATTGTTTCATTTGGTACATAATAAAGTTGAAATAGGTAAAAGCTAATTCTACAACAGCAAAGATTACATTGGTTAGTGTTGGCAACAAGTAGAAACCACCATCATCATCCTTCATAGTAAATGGTCTTGGACGAATCAAAGAGCAGCTGACCGAATGAAGTTATGGATTCTGTCCAACAGCTCTTCCTTGACAGCATCTGGTACTGAAGCTGCACCATGAAACAAAGCCGAGCTTTTTAATAGCTGAATTAACGAGTAATAGAAAACTGGTTTCACGTTTGTTCTATCCGTTTTTTATACCTCTGCCTTTGGGAGTGATGACTCGTATTAGTTCATCGACTGTAACATCTTTTCTCCCTTTCTTCTTTACATGCTCCCTGCGATCCAAAAGAGAGCTTCAAATTGTAGCTAAAAACCATACCACACATGACACCAAAGATAGCTCACTTGGAGAAGTATGCTAAACCTATACTTAAAAGTGATGTTCAACATCTCTACCGTTTGGCTAAACATTAAAAGCTGAAACCGGAACCTAATGTAGCTAAAACCATACCCACTAATACCAAagatagtttaaaaaaaaaaaaaaaattaaaaaacaaccCATTAGACGGGAACTGTGAAACGGTTACAAGCttgatttgaaccaaatttCCTAATCAATGTATTACAAAACTAATTTCGCCCACCCACTAAACCCGACACGTTCCACTAGCTTGTTTTTGATCCTAAGGAACCAAATCCCGTTCTTTACCCTCGGCGATAACCACAAATAGGTGAGGTTCTCCTCGTCGCCTCGGATGCCGGGACTATTAATACCAAAGATAGTTCACTTGAAGAAGTATGCTAAACCCTATAGTTAAAGTGATGTTGAACATTTCTAAACCCTATTTAATCACCAGCCAACATCTACAAACTTCAAAAGATTGATCAGAATCAAAAGCTATATTCAAGTAATGATACACTGCAGCAGCACCTGCAAGCAATCCTCATCTCATCTTTCCAACCAGACTCCACCAATCTATCTCTCACGAGCTCCATCAGATTCTCCTTCTCTCCACTCTCCACCAACTATACACAAcaaagtcttttttttaaatcatcaaTAGTCCAAAAAACAAAGATTCAccccaaataaaaaaaaaacaagagacatACAGACCTTGATGTTGATGATTTCTCCAAGCGTGAGCTCGTCCCTCTCGGGAGAGTCCCTCACGTCTTCGTCAGGCGTCGGAGGACGATTCACCGAGTGTTTCCTGATCTCAGATAACAAAAACAAACCATTAGCGCGATTAATGATTCAAAAGAAAGCGAATACGAGTAAATTGTACGTACATGTGTTGTGAATCGATCGATCAAATCACGAAGAAGATCAACAAATGGTGGAGGATTTTTTCCAGAATCTCCCAGCAAACCCCAGACTGTGTTCAGAAGACGACGACGACAAAGAGATCACACACTACGTGCCATTGGGATACAAAATACGTGCTGTTTATAGAATGGGCCTTAAGTAATGTATTGGAAGCCCATATAAGTGAATAACAAAAAAAGTCCAATAACAAGCCTTATAACCTGTATGTGAAACCGGGTTAACCCGCAACTGATCCACTAACCTACACTTTGTTCAGAAGACGACGACAAAGATCACACTACGTGCCATTGGATACAAAATACGTGCTGTTTACATAATGGGCCTTTATTAATGTATTGGAAGCCCATATAAGTGAATAACAAAAAAAGTCCAATAACAAGCCTTAGAACCCGTATGTGAAACCGGGTTAACCCGCAACTGATCCACTAACCTAGAAATTGATTTTGATTCTCTTATCCACAATTcaatcttctcttcttcttcgtcatcgTCGCAGAGACTTCAATGGCGGCTTCGTTCTCACTCTCGAGCCTCATCTCCTTCATCTCCCCATTCAAATCCCAGACCAAACCAACCCCGCCTCCAAATCTCACTCTCCCCGCTCCAGCATCCTCCCACAGACGGAGAAACGATCTCGCCGTGGAGGAGCCTCCTCCTTCCAACGCCTCGATTTCCTCGGAGCTCGCGTCCGTGATATGCCCGTCGCTGGCGTACGCGAACACGCTCTTCTTCAGCAGCTCGGGGTACAACGTGCAGGTGTTCGTGGAGGACAACGAGTCGGAGGAGAGGCTGGTGAATCGGTTTAGGAGGGAGGTGATGAGGACGGGGGTTATACAGGAGTGCAAGAGGAGGAGGTACTTTGAGAATAAGCAGGACGAGAAGAAGCGGAGGACTCGTGATGCTGCTAAGCGTAACAAGAAACGGTTTTGTCTTTAACCTCCTTATCTTGTGATTTAgta is part of the Brassica rapa cultivar Chiifu-401-42 chromosome A09, CAAS_Brap_v3.01, whole genome shotgun sequence genome and harbors:
- the LOC103836979 gene encoding transcription and mRNA export factor ENY2, producing the protein MKHSVNRPPTPDEDVRDSPERDELTLGEIINIKLVESGEKENLMELVRDRLVESGWKDEMRIACREHVKKKGRKDVTVDELIRVITPKGRASVPDAVKEELLDRIHNFIRSAAL
- the LOC103836980 gene encoding B2 protein encodes the protein MESFWQLGDELRGQSRASEDHKWSTVATKLAEQTRMKGERTNNLDLSKSYSEFRPTDKFSFQENNNLNFNMDLMQGNVYNNMNGFKSGGNMKVNKYSGNVVANKEMSNDSVVDKRFKTLPASETLPRNEVLGGYIFVCNNDTMQDDLKRHLFGLPPRYRDSVRAITPGLPLFLYNYTTHQLHGIFEATTFGGTNIDATAWEDKKCKGESRFPAQVRIRVRKICKALEEDSFRPVLHHYDGPKFRLELTVPETLDLLDLCEQAGSP
- the LOC117128225 gene encoding putative F-box protein At3g10240; amino-acid sequence: MAQQPTSGSSFPSDLTLDILLRLPAKSVWRFRCVSKLWLSITTDPCFIKSFGTTRPSLLLCSIKCHNFFVTSTPQHTHHSSTRSYSSSQTFHCYPMKLPGEKCYFSNMDSVHGLICIEDADSKKPVVWNPSTNQLLHLPKPNMSSKHANVFLGYDSVEGKHKVVCLPYKKTCYVCRVFTLRSGQESWRTVKTNLKHRCIGYASGQCIKGVIYYLARNSQTYDTVIMSFGVLSEIFRMIELPSGIKQDVLISYEGRLACIDRNNNTRLWILEDADKHKWSFQDFFLPLNEWDMGVSREEHNWTATPYLDNRFKLKGCTHAGEFIYVTSRFHKSSYIVFYDPVRNSCKIIKFEGIVDGLTMHAFPNHIESLMSL
- the LOC103836978 gene encoding uncharacterized protein LOC103836978 is translated as MASLQSSGMLTKEQMVYLFDRFDYLTSQSDVKKRISDAVEDKQEAVAVTTAIQEEIFLEMGIDPGFGIGCLGKLNSAFENDKELMIGFYKFLAKEEMACEEAELGPDGFEQKMEAQRQLHEQQLEMLKYMRKFPLDDQSAILKKLQKQLENADFEPGASLLSGEQLEEAGRRRVSPVFGSR
- the LOC103836981 gene encoding 30S ribosomal protein S21, chloroplastic; its protein translation is MAASFSLSSLISFISPFKSQTKPTPPPNLTLPAPASSHRRRNDLAVEEPPPSNASISSELASVICPSLAYANTLFFSSSGYNVQVFVEDNESEERLVNRFRREVMRTGVIQECKRRRYFENKQDEKKRRTRDAAKRNKKRRPFAKFTQETREEAAAAATKSKKKDEEEDNWEMPDGDVPS